The proteins below come from a single Sorghum bicolor cultivar BTx623 chromosome 4, Sorghum_bicolor_NCBIv3, whole genome shotgun sequence genomic window:
- the LOC8084491 gene encoding 50S ribosomal protein 5, chloroplastic isoform X2: MALLLSPTVSFLVSPAAPRSRALSATANVSYPICLFVNTVVAPSRLQCKNLSSLQGPLNVTSTCASFAEKRPVLVHATAEGSEAGAEQPEEPKPVTKIEDMSLELKQKMIMEQRARMKLAKKLRQRRKRLLRKRKLRKKGRWPPSKMKKLKNV, translated from the exons ATGGCGCTCCTCCTCTCCCCGACCGTCTCCTTCCTCGTCTCCCCCGCTGCTCCACGCTCCCGAGCACTCTCCGCTACCGCCAATGTCTCCTACCCAA TTTGCCTTTTTGTTAATACTGTTGTTGCACCCTCAAGGCTGCAATGCAAGAATCTGTCCTCCCTACAGGGCCCTCTGAATGTTACTTCTACTTGTGCTTCTTTCGCCGAGAAGAGGCCGGTTCTTGTCCATGCCACGGCAGAGGGTTCTGAGGCTGGTGCGGAGCAGCCAGAAGAGCCGAAACCGGTGACCAAGATCGAGGACATGTCGCtcgagttgaagcagaagatgatCATGGAACAGAGGGCGCGGATGAAGCTTGCCAAGAAACTGAGGCAGCGGCGCAAGCGGCTTCTCCGCAAGAGGAAGCTTAGGAAGAAGGGCAGGTGGCCTCCGTCCaagatgaagaagctcaagaatgTATGA
- the LOC8084491 gene encoding serine/arginine repetitive matrix protein 1 isoform X1 translates to MDIFFVQQSFRPACCPTRKHPADRHPLPDPLPFPILSAQAPQSLRRSPPRELPNFSVSEGLVSHPPRDRQRDPSSSAACDLLVRAPSATLSLSAVRCDTVVPFATAASAATSVVAAASGQRAPPSARGRASSAARDLLVSAVCRESAVRDSCLSRNERRRDSVGAGNSVRARTSLERRPRPPREPCPRAPSSSCRPHDPHRRAPSAARAPSARRRPREPRPRALSATAVISAERCPRAVRDSCRPCDPRPRVPSAATPSRRPRQLPRPQRAPSRQLWDRGYLRPREEGQGLKCAWSAACEFRIEMCLERRKEGQGGHTHQWRSSSPRPSPSSSPPLLHAPEHSPLPPMSPTQGPLNVTSTCASFAEKRPVLVHATAEGSEAGAEQPEEPKPVTKIEDMSLELKQKMIMEQRARMKLAKKLRQRRKRLLRKRKLRKKGRWPPSKMKKLKNV, encoded by the exons ATGGACATTTTCTTCGTGCAACAATCGTTTCGTCCTGCCTGCTGTCCTACTAGGAAACATCCTGCAGACCGTCATCCCCTCCCTGATCCTCTCCCCTTTCCTATCTTGTCCGCGCAGGCGCCCCAATCCCTGCGCCGATCCCCTCCGCGAGAACTCCCCAATTTCTCCGTCAGCGAGGGGCTCGTGAGCCATCCGCCGCGAGACCGTCAGCGAGACCCATCCTCGAGCGCCGCCTGTGACCTCCTCGTGAGAGCGCCATCCGCGACCCTGTCCTTGAGCGCCGTCCGCTGCGACACCGTCGTGCCGTTCGCGACAGCTGCCTCGGCCGCAACAAGCGTTGTCGCGGCTGCGTCGGGACAGCGGGCACCTCCGTCCGCGCGAGGACGGGCCTCGAGCGCCGCCCGCGACCTCCTCGTGAGCGCCGTCTGCCGCGAGAGCGCCGTCCGCGACAGCTGCCTCAGCCGCAACGAGCGCCGTCGCGACAGCGTCGGTGCGGGCAACTCCGTCCGCGCGAGGACGAGCCTCGAGCGCCGCCCGCGACCTCCTCGTGAGCCCTGTCCTCGAGCGCCATCCTCGAGCTGCCGTCCACATGACCCCCATCGTCGAGCACCGTCTGCCGCGAGAGCACCGTCCGCACGCCGCCGTCCACGCGAGCCCCGTCCTCGAGCGCTGTCCGCGACTGCTGTGATCTCAGCCGAGCGCTGTCCGCGCGCCGTCCGCGATAGCTGCCGTCCATGCGACCCTCGTCCTCGTGTACCGTCCGCCGCGACACCGTCGCGCCGTCCGCGACAGCTGCCTCGCCCGCAACGAGCGCCGTCACGACAACTTTGGGACCGTGGCTACCTCCGTCCGCGCGAGGAGGGCCAAGGATTGAAATGTGCCTGGAGCGCCGCATGTGAGTTCAGAATTGAAATGTGCCTGGAGCGCCGCAAGGAGGGCCAAGGAGGCCACACCCACCAATGGCGCTCCTCCTCTCCCCGACCGTCTCCTTCCTCGTCTCCCCCGCTGCTCCACGCTCCCGAGCACTCTCCGCTACCGCCAATGTCTCCTACCCAA GGCCCTCTGAATGTTACTTCTACTTGTGCTTCTTTCGCCGAGAAGAGGCCGGTTCTTGTCCATGCCACGGCAGAGGGTTCTGAGGCTGGTGCGGAGCAGCCAGAAGAGCCGAAACCGGTGACCAAGATCGAGGACATGTCGCtcgagttgaagcagaagatgatCATGGAACAGAGGGCGCGGATGAAGCTTGCCAAGAAACTGAGGCAGCGGCGCAAGCGGCTTCTCCGCAAGAGGAAGCTTAGGAAGAAGGGCAGGTGGCCTCCGTCCaagatgaagaagctcaagaatgTATGA